A window of Eubacteriaceae bacterium ES3 contains these coding sequences:
- a CDS encoding NADH-quinone oxidoreductase subunit NuoF, producing MKIIIGEGSCGIAAGAHKVEERFDSLIHEHGVSVEIEKTGCIGTCYLEPIVDVVDDQGKKLTFVNVSEDDVAAIVADYIINGNELSSLAISDEDIEMIDSQKRIVLKNCGRINPESIEAYIAVEGYAGAMKALTNMTPEEVIEEIKISGLKGRGGAGFPTWFKWDAARKSEETPKYLVCNADEGDPGAFMDRSVLESDPHALIEGMIIGGYAIGANEGIIYVRAEYPLAIKRLNNAIAQAEEKEMLGTNIFGSGFDFKMRIKAGAGAFVCGEETALIASLEGERGMPRLKPPFPAQKGFFAKPTNINNVETFANVPWIFRNGGAEYDKLGTEGSKGTKVFALTGKIKRGGLVEIPMGLSLRDVIFKVGGGIKEDKEFKAVQMGGPSGGCIPASLLDTQIDYAEITKTGAIMGSGGMVVMDETTCMVDMARFFLEFTCKESCGKCTYCRIGTTRMLEILERITHGGGQDGDIELLEELCYKIKEGSLCGLGQTAPNPVLTTLKYFRNEYEDHIYNKKCTAKSCKPLLTYSVITDNCVGCGACRRNCPVEAISGEKKMPHEVNQEVCIKCGKCFTVCKFDAINVE from the coding sequence ATGAAAATCATCATAGGAGAGGGATCCTGCGGGATTGCAGCTGGTGCTCATAAAGTTGAAGAACGATTTGATTCTCTGATTCATGAGCATGGTGTTTCAGTTGAAATTGAAAAAACGGGTTGTATCGGAACCTGTTACCTGGAACCTATTGTGGACGTAGTCGATGATCAGGGAAAAAAGCTTACCTTTGTTAATGTTTCAGAAGATGATGTAGCTGCAATCGTTGCGGATTACATTATTAATGGAAATGAATTGAGTTCATTAGCGATCAGTGATGAAGATATTGAGATGATCGATTCGCAGAAAAGAATAGTATTAAAAAATTGTGGGCGAATTAATCCGGAAAGTATCGAAGCCTATATTGCTGTTGAAGGTTATGCAGGTGCCATGAAAGCTTTGACAAACATGACGCCTGAAGAAGTTATTGAAGAAATTAAAATTTCAGGGTTAAAAGGCCGAGGCGGTGCTGGTTTTCCAACCTGGTTCAAGTGGGATGCGGCCAGAAAGTCAGAAGAAACGCCGAAGTATCTGGTCTGTAATGCCGATGAAGGAGATCCGGGAGCTTTTATGGATCGAAGTGTGCTGGAAAGTGATCCCCATGCTCTAATAGAAGGGATGATCATTGGAGGCTATGCCATTGGCGCCAATGAAGGGATTATATATGTTCGGGCTGAATACCCGTTGGCTATCAAACGGCTAAATAATGCAATCGCTCAGGCAGAAGAAAAAGAAATGTTGGGGACTAATATTTTTGGTAGCGGATTTGATTTTAAGATGCGTATTAAAGCTGGGGCTGGAGCCTTTGTATGTGGAGAAGAAACAGCTTTGATTGCTTCTTTAGAAGGTGAGAGAGGAATGCCTCGTCTTAAACCGCCTTTTCCGGCGCAAAAAGGTTTTTTTGCCAAGCCAACAAATATCAATAATGTTGAAACATTTGCCAACGTTCCCTGGATTTTTAGAAACGGTGGAGCAGAATATGACAAATTAGGAACTGAAGGCAGTAAAGGTACCAAGGTTTTTGCACTAACTGGAAAAATCAAACGTGGTGGATTGGTGGAAATTCCCATGGGGCTTAGTTTGAGAGATGTCATCTTCAAAGTTGGTGGTGGGATTAAGGAAGACAAAGAATTTAAGGCAGTTCAGATGGGTGGACCATCAGGTGGCTGTATTCCAGCAAGTCTTTTGGATACGCAAATCGATTATGCAGAAATTACAAAAACAGGTGCGATCATGGGATCTGGCGGGATGGTTGTTATGGATGAAACCACCTGTATGGTAGATATGGCTAGATTTTTCCTCGAATTCACTTGTAAAGAATCGTGTGGTAAATGCACCTATTGTCGAATTGGCACAACTCGTATGCTGGAAATTCTCGAAAGAATTACCCATGGTGGGGGCCAAGATGGCGACATCGAATTGCTTGAAGAGCTTTGCTATAAAATTAAAGAAGGCTCATTGTGTGGCCTGGGCCAGACAGCTCCTAACCCGGTTTTAACCACATTAAAATATTTCCGTAATGAATATGAAGACCACATTTACAATAAAAAGTGTACTGCTAAAAGTTGTAAGCCTTTATTGACCTATTCTGTGATTACAGATAATTGTGTTGGCTGTGGAGCATGTCGTCGAAATTGTCCAGTAGAAGCAATTTCCGGTGAGAAAAAAATGCCACATGAAGTTAATCAGGAAGTCTGTATAAAATGCGGTAAATGCTTTACAGTCTGTAAATTTGATGCTATTAATGTTGAGTAG
- the nuoE gene encoding NADH-quinone oxidoreductase subunit NuoE, whose amino-acid sequence MNNDTNESNCSCCQGNEKIQFDALEPVLKKYQEIPGSLISILQKAQELYGYLSVELMRYIASKTQTGIAKVYGVATFYTQFRFEPVGKYLIMLCQGTACHVNGSKMIEETISEVLNINEGETTEDGLFTLNNVACLGCCSLSPVMMINDDTYGQLTSEKVKNILSEIKQNNLTQEEK is encoded by the coding sequence ATGAATAACGATACGAACGAGTCTAATTGTTCCTGTTGTCAGGGGAATGAAAAAATTCAGTTTGATGCGCTGGAACCAGTTTTGAAAAAATATCAGGAGATCCCTGGAAGCCTGATTTCAATCCTTCAGAAGGCTCAGGAATTATATGGATACTTATCTGTTGAGCTGATGCGCTATATTGCATCGAAAACACAGACGGGTATTGCCAAAGTTTACGGGGTAGCAACTTTCTATACTCAATTTCGTTTTGAGCCAGTGGGGAAATACCTGATTATGCTATGCCAGGGAACGGCCTGTCATGTCAACGGATCAAAAATGATTGAAGAAACCATTTCTGAGGTTCTTAACATAAATGAAGGCGAAACAACAGAAGACGGGCTGTTTACGCTTAATAATGTTGCCTGTCTGGGATGTTGCAGTCTATCACCTGTAATGATGATCAATGACGACACTTATGGTCAGCTGACTAGCGAAAAAGTTAAAAATATTCTGAGTGAAATTAAGCAAAATAATCTTACACAGGAGGAAAAATAA
- the ilvN gene encoding acetolactate synthase small subunit translates to MEKKTCLSLLVENNFGVLSRISGLFARRGYNIDSLTVGTTENAEVSRITITVTGDEQILTQIKKQLNKLIDVITVIELKPEDSITRELVFIKVKADDTNRTQIVQICNMFRANVVDVARESLILEITGTRDKIDAFFNMIEPYGILEFIRSGDTGLQRGANVLSY, encoded by the coding sequence ATGGAGAAAAAAACCTGTTTATCATTACTCGTAGAAAATAATTTTGGTGTGCTCAGCCGGATTTCTGGCCTGTTTGCCAGAAGAGGTTATAATATTGACAGTTTAACGGTTGGAACAACAGAAAATGCCGAAGTATCAAGAATAACTATTACTGTAACCGGTGATGAGCAAATTCTGACGCAAATTAAAAAGCAGCTTAATAAATTGATTGATGTTATCACTGTAATTGAGCTTAAACCTGAAGACTCGATTACTAGAGAACTGGTATTTATTAAGGTCAAAGCCGATGATACCAATCGTACACAGATTGTTCAAATCTGCAATATGTTCCGAGCAAATGTTGTTGATGTTGCAAGAGAAAGTCTGATTCTTGAGATTACTGGAACCCGTGATAAAATTGATGCTTTCTTTAATATGATAGAACCCTATGGCATCCTGGAATTTATTCGGTCTGGAGATACAGGACTGCAACGGGGAGCTAACGTATTATCGTATTAA
- the ilvB gene encoding biosynthetic-type acetolactate synthase large subunit, with protein MILKCLENENVEYVFGYPGGALLPIYEAFRSSNLKHILVRNEQTAPHYASGYARESGKVGVCLATSGPGATNLVTGIATAYLDSIPIVAITGQVDRNLIGTDAFQEADITGATAPFTKHSYLVKDAKDLPKIIKEAFHIASTGRPGPVLIDIPKDVQLENVKNGSDYEDINILGYNPTTQGHAGQIKRAVRKIKSASRPVIYAGGGVLLGNARSELIEFAEKFSIPVITSLMGIGAFPEDNPLYSGIVGSHGYEYSNIVMNQADLIINIGARMSNRATFKLKDFGEEIDFIHIDIDPAEIGKNIDTNVPIVGDAKNILSDLLEQDMAMNHDEWIEKISEIKTENPLVYDADPPCSELINPKILFKSLSEMTSDDTTLVADVGLNQIWSALYYRVNKNRKYFTSGGLGTMGYSIPAGAGARFASINQDRQTFIVCGDGSFQMSMGELGVIAEHQLDVNIILIVNHKLGMVRQLQCDTYGKGHYSGTDIAFDIDFITLAKAYNIKSFAASTNDEFNQIIPEALAHKGPTLIVCQVHPDFIRI; from the coding sequence TTGATTTTAAAATGTTTAGAAAATGAAAATGTTGAGTATGTGTTCGGTTATCCGGGTGGTGCTTTGCTGCCGATTTATGAGGCGTTCAGATCTTCAAACCTGAAACATATTCTGGTTAGAAACGAACAGACGGCGCCCCATTATGCCAGTGGATATGCACGAGAATCTGGAAAGGTTGGAGTATGTCTGGCTACATCGGGACCGGGAGCTACTAATCTTGTTACCGGAATTGCCACTGCCTATTTAGATTCAATACCGATTGTCGCCATTACTGGGCAAGTAGATAGAAATTTAATTGGTACAGATGCGTTTCAGGAAGCAGACATTACAGGAGCCACAGCGCCTTTTACCAAGCACAGTTATCTTGTTAAAGATGCAAAAGATCTTCCTAAAATCATCAAGGAAGCCTTTCATATTGCGTCGACCGGGAGACCGGGACCAGTTTTGATTGATATTCCGAAAGATGTTCAGCTTGAAAATGTAAAAAATGGTTCAGATTATGAAGACATTAATATTTTAGGCTACAATCCAACGACACAAGGACATGCAGGGCAAATAAAACGGGCTGTCAGAAAGATTAAAAGTGCTTCCCGTCCTGTGATTTACGCTGGTGGTGGTGTACTGCTTGGAAATGCTCGTTCAGAATTAATTGAATTTGCTGAGAAATTCAGTATACCTGTTATTACTTCGTTGATGGGAATTGGTGCTTTTCCTGAAGATAATCCCTTATATTCCGGAATCGTTGGAAGTCACGGCTATGAGTATTCCAATATTGTGATGAATCAGGCAGATTTAATTATCAATATTGGCGCACGGATGTCAAATCGAGCGACTTTTAAATTGAAAGATTTTGGTGAAGAGATAGATTTTATTCATATAGATATCGATCCGGCAGAAATTGGTAAAAATATTGATACTAATGTTCCGATCGTCGGTGATGCTAAAAATATCTTGTCAGATTTGTTGGAGCAGGACATGGCCATGAATCATGATGAATGGATTGAAAAAATATCAGAAATAAAAACAGAGAACCCATTGGTTTATGATGCAGATCCACCTTGTAGTGAACTTATTAATCCTAAAATCTTATTCAAGTCCTTATCAGAAATGACCTCAGATGATACAACTTTGGTTGCTGACGTTGGATTGAATCAGATATGGTCTGCACTTTATTATCGGGTCAATAAAAATCGCAAGTATTTTACTTCAGGTGGGCTGGGAACCATGGGGTACAGCATTCCTGCTGGTGCTGGAGCAAGATTTGCTTCAATCAACCAGGACCGTCAGACTTTTATTGTTTGCGGCGATGGAAGCTTTCAGATGAGTATGGGTGAGCTTGGTGTAATCGCTGAACATCAGCTAGATGTTAATATAATCCTGATTGTTAACCACAAGCTGGGGATGGTTCGTCAGTTACAGTGCGATACTTATGGTAAAGGTCATTATAGTGGAACCGATATTGCATTTGATATTGATTTTATTACTTTGGCGAAAGCCTATAATATTAAATCGTTTGCGGCGTCAACGAATGATGAGTTCAACCAAATTATTCCGGAAGCTCTTGCCCATAAGGGACCGACCCTGATAGTATGCCAGGTACATCCGGATTTCATTAGAATTTAG
- a CDS encoding DUF362 domain-containing protein codes for MESKKSRVVIIGCESYDRDLVYQRLKTGIDLLGGIEQFVAADEKVLLKPNLLRGKDPDAALTTHPSVFEAVIRILQDAGIDDISFGDSPGVGTPAGAAKTSRLMEVANDFSIPLADFKDGETVDFFSGKVTKKFQIANGVLETDAIINLPKMKTHGLTRITGAVKNSFGCVYGLNKGLSHGRYQDAGSFSKMLIDLNRYLSGKMRLSIMDGILMMEGNGPASGNPRIMEVLMISDDPVALDATFARMIDLAPDYVPTIKYGHEMGLGSKDTEEILLLGDEFDLFYDPDFDVTRKPVDSEERSILAGFSKLNGLLLQKPVVDKDKCIGCGVCMEACPLEKKAIKMVKRSRRTYPLYLYHNCIRCYCCQEMCPEGAISVKTPLLGKLLV; via the coding sequence ATGGAAAGTAAAAAATCAAGAGTTGTCATCATTGGTTGCGAATCATATGATCGGGATTTGGTCTATCAACGTTTAAAAACAGGGATTGATCTTCTTGGAGGGATTGAGCAATTTGTTGCTGCTGATGAGAAAGTGTTGTTAAAACCTAATTTACTCAGAGGAAAAGACCCCGATGCAGCGCTCACAACCCATCCATCTGTGTTTGAAGCAGTAATAAGAATTTTACAAGATGCCGGAATTGATGATATTTCTTTTGGTGACTCGCCAGGCGTCGGTACACCAGCAGGAGCGGCTAAGACGAGCCGTTTAATGGAAGTTGCTAATGATTTTTCTATTCCATTAGCTGACTTTAAAGATGGCGAAACAGTTGATTTTTTTTCGGGGAAGGTCACAAAAAAATTCCAAATTGCAAATGGTGTTCTGGAAACGGATGCCATTATAAACCTGCCTAAAATGAAAACACATGGTCTTACACGTATTACTGGTGCCGTAAAAAACTCATTTGGCTGTGTATATGGTCTAAACAAGGGCCTGTCACATGGTCGTTACCAGGATGCTGGCAGTTTTTCTAAAATGCTGATTGATCTGAATCGCTACTTAAGCGGGAAAATGCGATTATCAATCATGGACGGGATTTTGATGATGGAGGGGAACGGACCGGCATCAGGAAATCCCAGAATTATGGAAGTTTTAATGATTTCAGATGATCCGGTCGCCCTGGATGCTACCTTTGCCCGAATGATTGATTTGGCTCCTGATTATGTGCCAACAATAAAATATGGTCACGAAATGGGGTTGGGTTCTAAAGATACAGAGGAAATTCTTTTACTAGGTGATGAGTTTGATCTGTTTTATGATCCAGATTTTGATGTGACCAGAAAACCTGTTGATTCCGAGGAACGTTCAATATTGGCTGGATTCAGTAAATTAAATGGCTTATTGCTGCAAAAACCTGTAGTTGATAAGGATAAGTGTATAGGCTGTGGCGTTTGTATGGAGGCCTGTCCGCTTGAAAAGAAAGCAATAAAAATGGTTAAAAGATCTAGAAGAACTTATCCCCTTTATTTATACCATAATTGTATTCGTTGTTACTGTTGTCAGGAGATGTGTCCGGAGGGAGCCATATCAGTAAAAACACCTTTATTGGGAAAATTGTTAGTGTGA
- a CDS encoding S1-like domain-containing RNA-binding protein, producing the protein MIELGKIQDLTINRLTPHGAYLTEANDDKDAILLPGKELSENDQKNDRLSVFVYRDSKDRLIATKQTPKITLGGFAPLKVVDITKVGAFLDWGLEKDLLLPYNEQIIKVHKGREYLVNLYIDKSDRLCATMKIYSLLKTNSQHKPGDWVEGYVYQINPEIGAFVAIENLYHGLIPISSMNEDTRCGEKINARVTEIRSDGKLVLSPNRKAYKEIPADAKKIMDKLNEKNGVLPYSDKSDPKLIKKEFNMSKASFKRAVGLLLKTKKVRLSEKGIERNGK; encoded by the coding sequence ATGATTGAATTAGGTAAAATTCAGGACTTGACAATTAATCGGTTAACACCACACGGTGCATATTTAACAGAAGCTAATGATGACAAAGATGCTATACTGCTGCCTGGAAAAGAATTATCGGAAAATGATCAGAAAAATGATCGATTGTCAGTCTTTGTCTATCGGGATTCAAAAGATCGATTAATTGCAACTAAACAAACTCCTAAAATAACTTTAGGTGGTTTTGCACCTTTAAAAGTTGTCGATATCACTAAAGTAGGGGCCTTTCTTGATTGGGGTTTAGAAAAAGATCTTTTATTACCATATAATGAACAGATCATCAAAGTCCACAAAGGACGTGAATATCTCGTTAATTTATATATAGACAAAAGTGATCGACTTTGTGCTACGATGAAGATTTATTCGCTACTTAAAACAAATTCGCAGCATAAGCCAGGCGATTGGGTAGAAGGTTACGTTTATCAGATTAATCCGGAGATAGGTGCTTTTGTAGCTATAGAAAATCTATATCATGGTTTAATACCAATTTCTTCAATGAATGAAGATACGCGGTGTGGGGAAAAAATTAATGCTCGCGTGACAGAAATCAGAAGTGACGGTAAACTTGTTCTTAGTCCAAATCGTAAAGCATATAAAGAAATTCCAGCCGATGCAAAAAAAATTATGGATAAATTGAATGAAAAAAACGGCGTTCTTCCATATAGTGATAAAAGTGATCCAAAACTTATAAAAAAAGAGTTTAATATGAGCAAGGCTTCATTTAAAAGAGCTGTTGGACTTTTGTTAAAAACCAAAAAAGTGCGTTTATCTGAAAAAGGAATAGAGCGAAATGGAAAGTAA
- the coaD gene encoding pantetheine-phosphate adenylyltransferase has translation MNSKIAIYPGSFDPITHGHLDIIERASKIFDKVIVCVMYNNTKKYLFSLEERANLIRECVNSLENVEVDCFDGLLVEYARQKDTNIIVKGLRAFIDFEYEFQMALTNKHLDNDIETFFMVTNNKHSYISSSLVKELVKLNGDVEGFIPENVKNAMQKKFEEGCI, from the coding sequence ATGAATTCTAAAATAGCCATTTATCCGGGAAGTTTTGATCCCATTACTCATGGACATCTTGATATTATTGAAAGAGCATCAAAAATATTTGATAAAGTTATTGTCTGTGTTATGTATAATAACACAAAAAAATATCTGTTCTCACTTGAAGAACGGGCAAATTTAATTCGTGAATGCGTCAATTCTCTGGAAAATGTTGAAGTTGACTGTTTTGATGGTTTGCTGGTTGAGTATGCCCGACAAAAAGATACCAATATCATTGTCAAGGGGCTTCGCGCTTTTATTGATTTTGAATATGAGTTTCAGATGGCTTTGACCAATAAGCATCTTGATAATGATATTGAAACTTTTTTTATGGTAACAAATAATAAACATTCATACATCAGTTCAAGTCTTGTGAAAGAGTTGGTGAAACTGAATGGGGATGTGGAGGGTTTTATACCTGAAAATGTGAAAAACGCAATGCAAAAAAAGTTTGAGGAAGGATGTATTTGA